Below is a window of Armatimonadota bacterium DNA.
TACGCCTGCCGCGCCGGCAGCGACGCGGTGCCGGACCTGGAGGAGAACGCTTGGCACTGGCAGAACGCCGACGACACCACCCATAAGGTGGGGACGAAGAAGCCCAACGCTTGGGGCCTTTTCGACATGCTCGGGAACGCGGCCGAGTGGTGTTCGTCCGAGGACGGTAAGCACGTGATCCGCGGCGGGTCGTGGAAGACGAAGGCGAAAGACCTCACATTTTCCTGGCGCGAGACCGAATCGCCCAAGTGGAACGAAGCCGACCCTCAACTTCCGAAAAGCAAGTGGTGGTTGGCCAACGGCCAGTTCGTCGGACTGAGGCTCGTGTGCGAGGAGAAAAGGTAAAACTCGGTTCAACCGCATGATCACCCGCAGAGACTTTATGAAAAAGACCGCAGCGACCACCGCCGTCCTGGCCGCCCCGGGAGCCTTCGCCGTGACACAGGACAGCCCGTCTCTCAAGGTCGGCCTCATCGGATGCGGAGGTCGCGGGACCGGCGCGGCGATGGATTCCTTCCATGCGGCCCAAGGCGTCGTGCTCTGGGCTATGGGCGACGTCTTCGAAGACCACTTGAAGGGTAGCGCCGACAACCTTAAGAAAGAACTGAAGGACTCGTTCAAGGTCACGGCCGACCGCAGCTTCGTGGGATTCGACGCCTATCAGAAGGTGATCGCGAGCGGTGTCGACGTCGTCATCCTGACGACGCCGCCCGCCTTCCGTCCGGTCCATCTGGCTGCGGCCGTCGACGCGGGTAAGCACGTCTTCATGGAGAAGCCCGTCGCGGTGGACCCGTCCGGGATCCGGTCGGTCATCGAGTCGGCCAAAAAGGCGGACACGAAGGGGCTCAACATCGTCGCGGGAACGCAGCGGCGCCACGACGTGGCTTACCGCGAGTGCATGCAGAAAATCCACGACGGCGCGCTGGGCGAGGTCGTGGCCGCCTATGCGTACTGGAACCAGGGCGGACTTTGGATGAACCCGCGTCAAGAGAAGTGGAGCGACATGGAGTGGCAGCTCCGCAACTGGCTGTACTTCACCTGGTTGAGCGGCGACCATATCTGCGAACAACACATCCACAACATGGACGTGATCAACTGGGCGATGAAGGGACACCCGGTCAAGGCCAACTGCCTCGCGGGCCGGCAAGTCCGGACGGATCCTGCCTATGGCCACATTTTCGACCACTTCGCGACCGAATACGAGTATGCGAACGGCATGAAGATGGTCAGCATGTGCCGCCAGATCGACGGTACGGCGAGCCGGGTGGCCGAGCACATCGTCGGGACGAAGGGTTCTTCGAACGCCAACACGTCCATTAAGGGCGAGAACTCCTGGCGCTTCGAAGGCGACCGTCCGAACCCCTACGTGGTCGAACATACGCACCTGATCGAAGCGATCCGGAGCGGCAAGCGCATCAACGAGGGCGTGCAGGTCGCCGAAAGCACGATGACGGCGATCCTGGGCCGCATCGCCGGATACACGGGACAAGAAGTCACGTGGGACGACGCGATGAAGCTCGATATGAACCTGATGCCCGAGAAGCTCGAGTTCGGCCACCTTGGCGTGCCGCCGGTCGCGATGCCGGGCCAGACGAAACTAGCCTGACGCGATGGGCGTCAGCCGCCGAGACGTCCTGAAAGGCGCGGCCGCCGTGAGCGCGGCCGGCCTGACGGGCGTCGCCTTTTCCGCGACCAAAGAGGAACCGATGAACGAACAGTTCAAGATGAAGTTTGCGCCGCACTTCGGCATGTTCGCCCAATCGGCGGGCAACGACGCCGTAGAGCAGTTGAAGTTCGCCGCCGGCGAAGGGTTCCACGCCTGGGAGGACAACGGTATGGCAGGGCGGCCCGCCGCCGAACAGGAGCGGATCGCCCAGGCCATGGTCAAACTGCAAATGACCATGGGCGTGTTCGTCGTAAGCATGGACACGGCGTGGTCGCCGACACTGACGACCGGGGCGAAGGAACACCTCGACAAGTTCTTGGCGGACTGTAAGGCGGCGGTCGACGTCGCCAAGAGGGTCAACGCGAAGTGGATGACGGTCGTCCCAGGCACGTTCGCCGAGCGGCTCGAAACGGGCTATCAAACGGCCAACGTCGTCGATGCCCTTCGCCGTGCCTGCGACGTTTTCGAACCTCACGGGCTCGTCATGGTCCTCGAATCGCTGAATCCTTGGCGCGACCATCCCGGGCTGTTCCTCAGCAAGATCCCACAAGCCTTCGAGGTTTGCCGGGCCGTGGACTCCCCCTCCTGCAAAATCTTGTTCGACATGTACCACCAGCAGATCACCGAGGGGAACATCATCCCGAACATCGACCTCGCCTGGTCGGAAACGGCGTACTTCCAAATCGGGGACAATCCGGGCCGGAACGAACCGACCACGGGCGAAATGAACTACAAGAACATCTTCGCGCACATCCACGGCAAAGGGTTCCAGGGCATTCTGGGGATGGAGCACGGCAACAGCGCGTCCGGCAAAGAAGGCGAACGAAAGGTGATCGACGCCTATCGGTCCTGCGAAGCGTTCTGACCGACGGCTTCATTCCTCAGGGGCTGGGGCCGGCGCGGGCTTCGGAGTCGATACGGCGACGAGGATCCCGCCTCCGACCATCGCTTCGTAGATCGACTTCATCAGGGCCGACCTTGCGCGATATTGGTCATGGGCGTTCCCGATCTCGACGAAGATCTTAAAGACCATGTGACCGTCGACCATTTCGCGCCACCGGATCACGGGCCGGGCGAGTTCGTGCTGGCCGCTATACTCCGCCTGGACACGGGCTGCGGCCGTGCCCAACAGGCTTTCGGCCCGCGATAGGTCCGCTCCGAACGGGATCCGTCCTTGGACGTCGAGGACGTACAGCATCTGGTTCCGGGTCAGATTGATGACCATCTGCTTGGACAACTGGTTGTTCGGCACGACCAAAAGGCTCCCGTCCCATTGCCGGATTCCGGTCGTCCTCCAGCCGACCGACTCGATCAAACCCTCTTCACCCGTTGGGAGCCGTACGGTATCGCCCAGCCCGATGCTCGAGTCGAGGTTGATCATCAAGCCTGAGAAGACGTTCGAGAGGCTCTCCTGGAGCGCCAGGCCGATGATGACGCCACCGACCGCACCGCCGGCCAACAGGGGAGTGACGTCGAGTCCGGACGCCCTCATCGCAAGCAACATGCCGACCGAGAAGGCAAAGCCTGAGACCAGCTTCTGGGACAGCGCGAGCCGATCGATGTGGGCCGAATCTTTCGCGTCCCGTCTCGCCGATTCGAGGCGACTCTTCGTGAACCAATGGACCGCATAGGCGAGCAAGCCGATCCACACGACGGTCAACACACGTTCGACGGCCGCGACGGTCGCGGCGTGGACCGACTCGAACTGCCTTACTGCCGCATCCGCCGACGAGAGAAGCACTCCGCCGACGAGAAGCGACAAGACGGGGCCGCGGGAAGCGACCGCGAACGGGACCCCGTTCGTTACAGGTCGGGCGTACAGGACACCGACGAGGATCCTTAGGACGATGGCGGCAAGGGCACCTAAACCCAAGGCGACCGCGGCTTCGAACCAATTGTGATAGGGCCGCGCGGCTTCGGGCAGGAACCACTCCATCGGCCGAGGCTACCAGGCCGTCCGGATCGGAGGCGGTTCAAAGAACTTCCGGGGCAATGCC
It encodes the following:
- a CDS encoding TIM barrel protein, which translates into the protein MGVSRRDVLKGAAAVSAAGLTGVAFSATKEEPMNEQFKMKFAPHFGMFAQSAGNDAVEQLKFAAGEGFHAWEDNGMAGRPAAEQERIAQAMVKLQMTMGVFVVSMDTAWSPTLTTGAKEHLDKFLADCKAAVDVAKRVNAKWMTVVPGTFAERLETGYQTANVVDALRRACDVFEPHGLVMVLESLNPWRDHPGLFLSKIPQAFEVCRAVDSPSCKILFDMYHQQITEGNIIPNIDLAWSETAYFQIGDNPGRNEPTTGEMNYKNIFAHIHGKGFQGILGMEHGNSASGKEGERKVIDAYRSCEAF
- a CDS encoding Gfo/Idh/MocA family oxidoreductase; the encoded protein is MITRRDFMKKTAATTAVLAAPGAFAVTQDSPSLKVGLIGCGGRGTGAAMDSFHAAQGVVLWAMGDVFEDHLKGSADNLKKELKDSFKVTADRSFVGFDAYQKVIASGVDVVILTTPPAFRPVHLAAAVDAGKHVFMEKPVAVDPSGIRSVIESAKKADTKGLNIVAGTQRRHDVAYRECMQKIHDGALGEVVAAYAYWNQGGLWMNPRQEKWSDMEWQLRNWLYFTWLSGDHICEQHIHNMDVINWAMKGHPVKANCLAGRQVRTDPAYGHIFDHFATEYEYANGMKMVSMCRQIDGTASRVAEHIVGTKGSSNANTSIKGENSWRFEGDRPNPYVVEHTHLIEAIRSGKRINEGVQVAESTMTAILGRIAGYTGQEVTWDDAMKLDMNLMPEKLEFGHLGVPPVAMPGQTKLA
- a CDS encoding mechanosensitive ion channel family protein, producing the protein MEWFLPEAARPYHNWFEAAVALGLGALAAIVLRILVGVLYARPVTNGVPFAVASRGPVLSLLVGGVLLSSADAAVRQFESVHAATVAAVERVLTVVWIGLLAYAVHWFTKSRLESARRDAKDSAHIDRLALSQKLVSGFAFSVGMLLAMRASGLDVTPLLAGGAVGGVIIGLALQESLSNVFSGLMINLDSSIGLGDTVRLPTGEEGLIESVGWRTTGIRQWDGSLLVVPNNQLSKQMVINLTRNQMLYVLDVQGRIPFGADLSRAESLLGTAAARVQAEYSGQHELARPVIRWREMVDGHMVFKIFVEIGNAHDQYRARSALMKSIYEAMVGGGILVAVSTPKPAPAPAPEE